A genome region from Clostridium sp. JN-9 includes the following:
- the nusG gene encoding transcription termination/antitermination protein NusG, protein MAERARWYVVHTYSGYENKVKVNLEKTVENRNLSEWIHDVQVPMEEQVEVKDGKKKITLKKIFPGYVLVKMIMTDDSWYIVRNTRGVTGFVGPGSKPVALTDEEVSSMGIAEKQVSIDVKAGETVKVTSGPLENFPAVIQEINQEKHKIKALVNMFGRETPVELDFSQIEKLD, encoded by the coding sequence ATGGCAGAGAGAGCTAGATGGTATGTTGTACATACATATTCTGGTTATGAAAATAAGGTAAAGGTAAACCTTGAAAAAACTGTTGAAAATAGAAATCTGAGCGAATGGATTCATGATGTCCAGGTTCCAATGGAAGAACAGGTTGAAGTAAAGGATGGTAAGAAAAAGATTACTCTTAAAAAGATATTTCCAGGATATGTATTAGTAAAAATGATAATGACGGATGATTCGTGGTACATAGTTAGAAACACAAGAGGTGTTACTGGCTTTGTAGGTCCAGGATCTAAGCCGGTTGCACTTACAGATGAGGAAGTTTCATCTATGGGAATTGCTGAAAAGCAGGTCAGCATAGATGTAAAGGCTGGGGAAACAGTAAAAGTTACTTCAGGTCCTTTGGAGAATTTCCCAGCTGTAATTCAGGAAATTAACCAGGAAAAACATAAGATTAAAGCGTTAGTTAATATGTTTGGCAGGGAAACACCTGTTGAACTAGATTTTAGTCAAATAGAAAAACTAGATTAG
- the secE gene encoding preprotein translocase subunit SecE — protein MAGEQKVNGAKAVKAPRNGLIKYLTGMKAEFKRITWASKEDTKKAAITVLIFCLIYIVFIAIFDFGFSSLFKIIFKS, from the coding sequence ATGGCTGGTGAACAAAAAGTTAATGGCGCAAAAGCAGTTAAAGCTCCTAGAAATGGATTAATAAAGTATTTGACAGGAATGAAGGCTGAGTTTAAAAGAATTACTTGGGCTTCAAAGGAAGATACAAAAAAAGCAGCTATTACAGTACTTATATTTTGTCTGATATATATAGTATTTATTGCAATATTTGATTTTGGTTTTAGTAGCCTCTTTAAGATTATCTTTAAGTCTTAA
- the rpmG gene encoding 50S ribosomal protein L33 — MRVKVTLACQDCKQRNYNTMKNKKNDPDRLEMRKYCPFCHKHTLHKETK, encoded by the coding sequence CTTTAGCATGTCAAGACTGCAAGCAGAGAAATTACAATACAATGAAAAATAAGAAGAATGACCCAGATAGATTAGAAATGAGAAAGTATTGCCCATTTTGCCATAAACATACACTACATAAAGAGACAAAATAG
- the rplK gene encoding 50S ribosomal protein L11, giving the protein MAKKVVGMIKLQLPAGKATPAPPVGPALGQHGVNIMGFCKEFNAKTAQQAGLIIPVVITVYQDRSFSFILKTPPAAVLLKKAVGIESGSGVPNKTKVAKITKAQLKQIAETKMPDLNAASVESAMSMIAGTARSMGITVEE; this is encoded by the coding sequence ATGGCTAAGAAAGTAGTAGGAATGATTAAGCTTCAGCTTCCTGCAGGAAAAGCTACTCCAGCACCACCAGTTGGTCCAGCTTTAGGTCAGCATGGTGTAAACATTATGGGTTTCTGTAAGGAATTTAATGCCAAAACTGCCCAACAGGCAGGTTTAATAATTCCAGTCGTAATCACAGTATATCAGGATAGATCTTTTAGTTTTATACTAAAGACTCCACCAGCAGCTGTTCTTTTAAAGAAAGCAGTTGGAATTGAGAGCGGCTCAGGAGTTCCTAACAAGACAAAAGTTGCAAAAATCACTAAGGCTCAGCTAAAGCAGATTGCTGAAACAAAAATGCCTGACTTAAATGCAGCTTCAGTTGAATCAGCTATGAGCATGATTGCAGGAACTGCAAGAAGTATGGGAATAACTGTAGAAGAATAG
- the rplA gene encoding 50S ribosomal protein L1 produces MGKNYNESAKLIDKNVLYTPAEAMELVVKTSKAKFDETIELAVRLGVDPRHADQQVRGAVVLPHGTGKTVKVLVFAKGEKAKEAEAAGADYVGAEEYLDKIQKENWFDFDVVVATPDMMGVVGRLGRVLGPKGLMPNPKSGTVTFDVAKALSDIKAGKVEYRVDKTSIVHVPIGKKSFESEKLATNFHALMEAIVKAKPVAAKGQYIKSVVVSSTMGPGVKINPTKVLE; encoded by the coding sequence ATGGGAAAGAATTATAATGAAAGTGCTAAGCTTATTGATAAAAATGTATTATATACACCAGCTGAGGCAATGGAATTAGTTGTTAAAACATCCAAAGCTAAGTTTGATGAAACAATTGAACTGGCTGTTAGACTTGGCGTTGACCCAAGGCATGCAGATCAGCAGGTTAGAGGAGCTGTTGTGCTTCCTCATGGAACAGGAAAAACTGTTAAAGTTTTAGTGTTCGCTAAAGGCGAAAAGGCTAAGGAAGCCGAGGCTGCTGGAGCAGATTATGTAGGAGCAGAAGAATATTTAGATAAAATTCAAAAAGAAAATTGGTTTGATTTTGATGTAGTCGTAGCTACACCTGATATGATGGGTGTTGTTGGTAGACTAGGTAGAGTATTAGGACCTAAGGGATTAATGCCTAACCCTAAATCAGGAACTGTTACATTTGATGTAGCAAAAGCATTATCAGACATTAAAGCTGGTAAGGTAGAATATAGAGTTGATAAAACTTCTATCGTTCACGTTCCAATAGGAAAGAAATCATTTGAATCTGAAAAATTAGCTACTAACTTCCATGCTTTAATGGAAGCTATAGTAAAAGCTAAACCAGTTGCAGCAAAAGGTCAATACATTAAGTCAGTAGTTGTTTCAAGTACTATGGGACCTGGAGTTAAAATAAACCCAACAAAAGTATTAGAGTAG
- the rplJ gene encoding 50S ribosomal protein L10: MSKNRELKEAKVLAIKEKFEKAQGIVFSKYQGLTVEEDTELRKQLRDAGIEYRVFKNTLTTLAAKECGFEEATSIIDGPISVSFGYEDATAPARILKNFAGKHKKLELKGGIIDGKVYDAQTIEQIASIPSKDVLIAKLLGSFKAPLSSFVYLLNAIKESKESKEA; encoded by the coding sequence GTGAGTAAAAACAGGGAATTAAAAGAAGCAAAAGTATTAGCAATAAAGGAAAAGTTTGAAAAAGCTCAAGGCATAGTATTTTCTAAATACCAAGGCTTAACTGTTGAAGAGGATACAGAACTTAGAAAACAATTAAGAGATGCAGGTATTGAGTACAGAGTCTTTAAAAATACTTTGACAACTTTAGCTGCTAAGGAATGTGGCTTTGAAGAAGCTACAAGTATTATAGACGGACCAATTTCAGTATCTTTTGGATATGAAGATGCTACTGCACCAGCAAGAATATTAAAGAATTTTGCTGGAAAACATAAAAAGTTGGAATTAAAAGGCGGTATCATTGATGGAAAAGTTTATGATGCACAAACAATTGAACAAATTGCCAGCATTCCATCAAAGGATGTTCTTATTGCAAAACTTCTTGGAAGCTTCAAAGCTCCATTATCAAGTTTTGTATACTTATTAAATGCTATTAAAGAATCAAAAGAATCAAAAGAAGCTTAA